Proteins from one Bartonella sp. HY328 genomic window:
- a CDS encoding methionine ABC transporter ATP-binding protein codes for MTLKTNPVLELKHIRRHFAQTAAVDDISLTVNKGEILGIIGRSGAGKSTLIRCFNGLETIDEGQIYFEGQDISKLKDDQWRKIRHKIGMIFQHFNLLSSKTVIENIALPLKLVGVERQKRLERALELLDLVGLADKADMYPVQLSGGQKQRVGIARALAGNPSILLSDEATSALDPETTQSILELLREINRKMQLTIILITHEMEVVRSIADRLIVLDQGKIVEQGLVKEIFARPQNATTKSLLQVITPQLPSMIADKMHESYGKDAIIELHISGEEARKPFFYNLADETGMVTRILQGGIDTIQDEPIGLFFIAADATDKKQLEHAIKWLKQRANHCEVLGYV; via the coding sequence ATGACATTAAAAACAAACCCAGTTTTAGAACTGAAGCACATCCGTCGCCATTTTGCACAAACGGCGGCGGTTGATGATATTTCATTAACCGTTAATAAGGGCGAAATCCTTGGTATAATTGGCCGCAGCGGCGCGGGGAAATCTACCCTTATCCGTTGTTTTAACGGCCTTGAAACCATTGATGAAGGACAGATTTATTTTGAAGGCCAGGATATTTCAAAACTCAAGGACGATCAATGGCGTAAAATACGCCACAAAATTGGTATGATTTTCCAGCATTTCAATCTCTTATCTTCTAAAACAGTCATTGAAAATATTGCACTTCCCCTTAAACTTGTAGGTGTTGAGCGACAAAAAAGGCTTGAGCGCGCGCTTGAATTATTAGATCTTGTTGGACTTGCAGATAAAGCTGATATGTATCCAGTGCAATTATCAGGCGGCCAAAAGCAGCGAGTTGGCATTGCCAGAGCTCTTGCTGGCAATCCAAGCATTTTACTATCAGATGAAGCAACCTCGGCGCTTGACCCTGAAACAACCCAATCAATCCTTGAGCTTTTGCGAGAAATTAATCGCAAAATGCAACTCACCATTATTCTCATTACCCATGAGATGGAAGTTGTCCGCTCGATTGCTGATCGCTTAATCGTTCTTGACCAAGGAAAAATTGTTGAACAAGGCTTGGTTAAAGAGATTTTTGCCCGCCCACAAAATGCCACCACGAAATCGCTTTTACAGGTTATCACACCGCAATTGCCCAGTATGATCGCCGATAAAATGCATGAGTCTTATGGAAAAGATGCAATTATTGAATTGCATATTTCGGGTGAAGAAGCGCGTAAGCCATTTTTTTATAATCTTGCCGATGAAACCGGCATGGTCACTCGTATTTTACAAGGCGGTATTGATACAATACAAGATGAGCCTATCGGCTTATTTTTTATTGCAGCAGATGCAACAGATAAGAAACAACTTGAGCACGCCATTAAATGGTTAAAACAACGGGCAAACCACTGCGAGGTCTTGGGTTATGTTTGA
- a CDS encoding GNAT family N-acetyltransferase: MNVTTRKMILADCQHVAPLLQKNSQSNHGGLFGEYPLKKVEGMFRTSLTTVIAQVGEQIAGVVFSFSVDSDGLPPVAKKIVELYPNLTRDDWFYGPVCIGEDFRGQGLLAKLCDKICSLNSGKAIAFINSDNIISLKAHEKIGFTEAGRFKLDDVDWFVLVRDDQFTE, from the coding sequence ATGAATGTTACGACACGTAAAATGATCCTTGCTGATTGTCAGCATGTAGCGCCGTTATTGCAAAAGAATTCTCAATCTAATCATGGTGGTCTTTTTGGCGAATATCCGCTAAAAAAAGTTGAAGGCATGTTTAGAACAAGCCTCACAACAGTGATTGCGCAAGTTGGCGAACAGATTGCCGGAGTTGTTTTTAGCTTTTCGGTTGATTCTGATGGCCTGCCTCCAGTTGCCAAGAAGATTGTCGAACTTTATCCTAACTTAACCCGTGATGACTGGTTTTATGGCCCCGTCTGTATTGGTGAGGATTTTCGCGGGCAGGGCTTACTTGCTAAATTATGCGATAAAATTTGCTCGTTAAATAGCGGTAAAGCCATTGCTTTTATTAATAGTGATAATATCATATCGCTCAAGGCGCACGAAAAAATTGGCTTTACCGAGGCTGGCCGCTTCAAGCTGGATGATGTTGATTGGTTTGTTTTGGTAAGAGATGATCAATTTACTGAATAG
- a CDS encoding MetQ/NlpA family ABC transporter substrate-binding protein, translating to MAFFTALKRRTLLAIMLSFGMVGTTMSGLHAEDKTTIKLGVMDGQEADVWKAAAEVAKKDGLNIELVLFNEYAIPNEALNAGDLDANAFQHTPYLESQIAQRGYKLSIAGDTALFPMGVYSRKIKSLDELKEGDSVGIPDDPSNEGRALLVLAQYGIITLKDPKNILATPIDIKDNPKKLKFVEMNAGMLGRVISDVDIAVVNTNWALVTGLDSEKDGIAKEKPENNPYTNIIVVRTEDKDKPWVKKLVSAYHSEPARAELKRIFGNNYATTW from the coding sequence ATGGCATTCTTTACTGCACTTAAACGCCGTACACTTTTAGCAATCATGTTATCTTTTGGTATGGTTGGTACAACCATGTCCGGACTTCATGCTGAGGATAAAACAACCATTAAGCTTGGAGTGATGGATGGCCAAGAAGCTGATGTTTGGAAAGCAGCCGCAGAAGTTGCCAAAAAAGATGGGCTCAATATCGAACTCGTTTTATTTAACGAATATGCTATACCAAATGAAGCGCTTAATGCAGGTGACCTTGATGCGAATGCGTTTCAGCATACACCTTACCTTGAATCACAAATTGCGCAACGTGGTTATAAGCTAAGCATAGCTGGTGACACTGCATTATTCCCAATGGGCGTCTATTCTCGCAAGATTAAGAGCCTTGATGAATTAAAAGAAGGCGATAGTGTTGGCATTCCTGATGATCCATCAAATGAAGGCCGTGCATTGTTGGTTCTTGCCCAATATGGCATCATCACACTTAAAGACCCTAAAAATATTTTGGCAACACCAATTGACATCAAAGACAATCCAAAAAAATTGAAATTCGTTGAAATGAATGCCGGCATGCTTGGGCGCGTAATATCAGATGTCGACATTGCCGTCGTTAATACCAATTGGGCACTTGTCACTGGTCTTGATAGCGAAAAGGATGGTATTGCAAAAGAAAAGCCAGAAAATAATCCCTACACCAATATTATTGTTGTACGTACCGAAGACAAAGATAAGCCTTGGGTTAAAAAGCTTGTTTCTGCCTATCATAGTGAACCAGCCAGAGCAGAGCTTAAACGTATCTTTGGCAATAATTACGCAACGACGTGGTAA
- a CDS encoding ABC transporter ATP-binding protein, producing MSDNPVTSDKKVLLKVNNIQTFYGSIQALKNVDIEVRQGEIVTLIGANGAGKSTLMMTIFGAPQARSGSIIFDGQDITKLPSHEIARLRIAQSPEGRRIFPRMSVLENLQMGASLDNMAYFDEDVEKMFLLFPRLKERLHQRGGTLSGGEQQMLAIARALMARPRLLLLDEPSLGLAPLIAKQIFAAIKDLNKTTGLTVFLVEQNAFSALRLADRAYVMVNGAITMSGSGRELLENPQVRAAYLEGGRH from the coding sequence ATGAGCGATAATCCAGTAACAAGTGATAAAAAAGTGCTGCTCAAAGTTAATAATATCCAAACTTTTTACGGCTCTATCCAAGCCTTAAAAAATGTCGATATTGAAGTACGACAAGGTGAAATTGTTACCCTTATTGGTGCCAATGGTGCTGGTAAATCCACCTTGATGATGACTATTTTTGGTGCGCCACAAGCGCGTAGCGGTAGTATTATTTTTGATGGCCAAGATATTACCAAATTACCATCCCATGAAATAGCCCGCCTACGTATTGCTCAATCACCAGAGGGGCGACGAATTTTTCCACGCATGAGCGTGTTGGAAAACCTACAAATGGGTGCAAGCCTTGATAATATGGCTTATTTTGATGAAGACGTTGAAAAAATGTTTTTACTTTTTCCACGTCTTAAAGAGCGTTTGCACCAACGCGGCGGCACACTTTCAGGTGGCGAGCAGCAAATGCTGGCAATTGCCCGTGCACTGATGGCAAGGCCGCGCTTGCTTCTGCTTGACGAACCTTCGCTTGGTCTTGCCCCGCTCATTGCTAAACAAATTTTTGCGGCAATTAAAGATTTAAACAAAACGACAGGGCTTACAGTATTTTTGGTTGAGCAAAATGCCTTTAGTGCGCTGCGCCTTGCTGATCGAGCTTATGTTATGGTCAATGGTGCCATTACCATGAGCGGCAGCGGACGCGAATTATTGGAAAATCCACAAGTTCGGGCAGCCTATTTAGAAGGCGGCCGTCATTAA
- the livM gene encoding high-affinity branched-chain amino acid ABC transporter permease LivM has product MSTTTLSNSNQGLVTSNDTPSRLPTAIKQGFVTGAITLALFLFIIGFRADYNLSNEMILTPQLGYLFNYVLIAAFGRFAFVLFGGGLRGFTAAIIPTVALFVGYRSWLWYMEASEKGTYVLSDQASHLLTTAIVTLIIVALLTLFDYFSKSRNLAVSIGNAIPKSFIRALPIVFFAFLIVYPVIVILGVDNLKMSQKWLDNYGYYILIYIILAWGLNIVVGFAGLLDLGYVAFYAVGAYTVALLGNHFGFSFWLCLPLAGILAALWGMMLGFPVLRLKGDYLAIVTLAFGEIIRIVLQNWETVTGGAQGLNVSAQITFFGISFKSGKGNFADIFGLAHSPAYLKIFLYYIVLAVVIAMAVFITRLRKMPIGRAWEALREDEIACRSLGINLVTTKLSAFASGAFFGGLAGVFFAQRQGSVDYTSFTFDESAMILAVVVLGGMGSLRGIAIAAIIMIGGAEALREIPSLQMIFGPGFEPVHYRMLWFGLAMVFIMIWRPRGFVSGREPSAYLKEKKNISGNFTSEGNG; this is encoded by the coding sequence ATGTCCACAACAACGCTTTCCAATAGTAATCAAGGTCTTGTCACATCAAATGATACTCCAAGCCGTTTACCAACTGCTATCAAACAAGGCTTTGTTACAGGTGCAATAACTCTTGCTCTTTTCTTGTTTATTATTGGCTTTAGGGCAGATTATAATCTTTCCAACGAAATGATATTAACACCACAATTGGGCTATTTGTTCAATTATGTTTTAATTGCCGCATTTGGTCGCTTTGCCTTTGTTCTTTTTGGCGGCGGTTTACGTGGCTTTACTGCCGCCATTATTCCAACCGTTGCTCTTTTTGTTGGCTATCGCTCATGGCTTTGGTATATGGAAGCCAGCGAAAAAGGCACCTATGTCTTAAGCGATCAAGCAAGCCATTTACTCACCACTGCCATAGTAACACTTATTATTGTTGCGCTATTAACCCTCTTTGACTATTTTTCAAAATCTCGCAATTTGGCAGTAAGTATTGGTAATGCAATTCCCAAAAGCTTTATTCGTGCCCTACCGATTGTCTTCTTTGCTTTTTTAATTGTCTATCCCGTCATTGTTATTTTGGGCGTTGATAACCTTAAAATGTCACAAAAGTGGCTTGATAATTATGGTTATTATATTTTGATCTATATCATTCTCGCATGGGGCCTTAACATTGTTGTCGGTTTTGCTGGCCTCCTTGATCTCGGCTATGTCGCGTTTTACGCAGTAGGTGCCTATACGGTAGCCCTTCTTGGCAATCATTTTGGTTTTTCTTTTTGGCTTTGTCTACCACTTGCTGGTATTTTGGCGGCTTTATGGGGCATGATGCTTGGTTTTCCAGTCTTGCGGCTAAAAGGCGATTACCTTGCCATCGTCACCCTTGCTTTTGGTGAAATTATCCGCATTGTCCTACAAAATTGGGAGACCGTCACCGGCGGCGCACAAGGCCTTAACGTATCGGCTCAAATAACATTTTTCGGTATATCCTTTAAAAGTGGCAAAGGCAATTTTGCTGATATATTCGGCCTTGCCCATAGCCCAGCTTACTTAAAAATTTTCCTATATTATATTGTGCTTGCAGTTGTTATTGCTATGGCAGTTTTTATAACGCGCTTGCGCAAAATGCCAATAGGACGCGCATGGGAAGCGTTGCGCGAGGATGAAATCGCGTGCCGCTCACTAGGTATCAATCTTGTCACCACAAAATTATCCGCCTTTGCATCCGGTGCGTTTTTTGGTGGACTTGCTGGTGTATTTTTTGCGCAACGCCAAGGCTCTGTAGATTACACAAGTTTCACCTTTGATGAATCAGCTATGATTTTGGCAGTTGTCGTTCTTGGTGGCATGGGGTCACTACGCGGTATCGCCATTGCTGCTATCATCATGATTGGCGGCGCGGAAGCTTTACGCGAAATCCCCTCCTTGCAAATGATTTTTGGCCCCGGTTTTGAGCCTGTTCATTATCGCATGTTGTGGTTTGGCCTTGCCATGGTCTTTATTATGATTTGGCGGCCGCGCGGCTTTGTTAGCGGACGCGAACCAAGTGCCTATTTAAAAGAAAAGAAAAATATTTCTGGCAACTTTACCAGCGAGGGAAATGGTTGA
- a CDS encoding methionine ABC transporter permease: protein MFDAASLNAIQEKVPQAIIDTFVMTGVSGLFVLFLGFPLGLLLYVTEKGGLFENAWLNRPISAIVDAVRAIPWIILIITLQIPMRALWGRGIGNEAVIFVLIVSAVPFYARMSELSFRNVDKNLIDAVRSMGASRWQLIREVIIPEAFSSIILGFTVTIISIIGASAMAGFIGGGGLGQIAISYGFNRGMTDVMIIVVAILIALNVAVQWFGNYLSHSFDHTKR from the coding sequence ATGTTTGATGCCGCTAGTCTTAATGCCATTCAAGAAAAAGTGCCTCAGGCTATTATAGATACATTTGTTATGACCGGTGTTTCCGGACTTTTTGTACTTTTTTTAGGATTTCCGCTTGGCTTACTTCTTTATGTTACCGAAAAAGGTGGCCTTTTTGAAAACGCTTGGCTTAATCGGCCGATCAGTGCCATTGTTGACGCCGTAAGAGCAATTCCATGGATTATCTTAATTATTACCCTTCAAATACCGATGAGAGCTCTTTGGGGGCGTGGAATTGGCAATGAAGCCGTTATTTTTGTTTTGATTGTCTCGGCCGTTCCTTTTTATGCACGAATGTCGGAATTGTCATTTCGCAATGTCGATAAAAATTTGATTGATGCTGTACGATCAATGGGTGCCAGTCGTTGGCAGCTTATTCGCGAAGTTATTATTCCAGAAGCTTTTTCAAGTATCATCCTTGGCTTTACTGTAACAATTATTTCAATTATCGGTGCCAGTGCTATGGCTGGCTTCATTGGTGGCGGCGGCCTTGGTCAAATTGCAATTAGCTACGGTTTTAATCGCGGCATGACTGATGTGATGATTATTGTCGTTGCAATCCTTATTGCACTTAATGTTGCAGTTCAATGGTTTGGTAACTATCTTTCACACTCGTTTGACCATACCAAACGCTAA
- a CDS encoding DUF6867 family protein has product MRGILFEQSSIVYFLIITVILGGGAAWMTGRACAQTWRNFKIALGYMVLLAVAIRFLHYVIPYYQADTGNMAYHATFLSLHYYLVDLAVLLIFCALGYRNTRVNQMVRQYGWLYKKTSPLTYSAKPEINN; this is encoded by the coding sequence ATGAGAGGCATTTTATTCGAGCAATCCTCGATAGTTTATTTTCTCATCATCACAGTTATATTGGGTGGCGGTGCGGCTTGGATGACGGGTCGTGCCTGCGCCCAAACTTGGCGTAATTTTAAAATAGCACTTGGCTATATGGTGTTATTGGCAGTTGCCATTCGTTTCTTGCATTATGTTATTCCTTATTATCAAGCAGATACCGGCAATATGGCGTATCATGCAACATTTTTATCGCTGCATTATTATTTGGTTGATCTTGCCGTTTTGCTTATTTTCTGCGCACTTGGCTATCGTAATACACGGGTAAACCAAATGGTGCGTCAATATGGTTGGCTTTATAAAAAGACATCGCCCCTTACTTATAGCGCAAAGCCTGAAATCAATAATTAA